One Sinorhizobium mexicanum genomic region harbors:
- a CDS encoding error-prone DNA polymerase has protein sequence MSADPAFYELGARTNFSFLEGAAPAEEMIVFAKKVGLAGLGIADRNSVAGVVRAHAKAKVEGYPFRPGARLVFADGTPDILAYPRNRRGWGHLCRLLSAGNLRSKKGDCTLYLADLFAWQEDLLLIVMQGEGRPDAGLLGNILEKLQQHAGNRLYLGMTPRYDGFDRHDFAVLAALARKAGVRLLATNDALYHDPQYRPLADVVTAIREHVTVASAGFLLQKNAERHLKGPKEMARLFSDYPEAIVNARKVFKRLAFNLDELSHQYPDENAEGETPAETLKRLVAEGAAERYPAGVPEKVERQIEYELELINDKKYEPYFLTVHKLVKFARSEKILCQGRGSAANSSVCFCLGITDVDPQKFTLLFDRFLSRDRDEPPDIDVDFEHERREEVIQHIYRTYGKEHAGLTAAVISYRSRSAGREVAKAFGLSEDVQSALVSPIWGWSSSAFTEDQAKAAGLDASDPLTRRVLGYASLLLNFPRHLSQHVGGFVITRDRLDEVVPIMNTAMPDRYMIEWDKDDLDHLKILKVDVLALGMLTCLAKAFKLLEAHYGEPKKLAEIYQDHQPAVYDMICRADTIGVFQIESRAQMSMLPRLQPREMYDLVIEVAIVRPGPIQGNMVHPYLKRREAQRRGENVFDFPKPELRPVLARTLGVPLFQEQAMQIAITAAGFSPSEADHLRRAMATFKRTGTIHTFKQKMIDGMVRNGYERDFAERCFKQIEGFGEYGFPESHAASFASLVYASSWFKAYYPDIFCAALLNSQPMGFYAPAQLVRDAREHGVKVLPVDINHSSWDALLEGGGPFDKKAIHPRHAEMENVIKTQKAVRLGFRLVKGLRQKDMDALVARRGGGYRSVHDLWMRSGLTRSVLERLADADAFRSIGLDRRAALWAVKALDEASAVERLPLFDGAGSTDLRAEPAVTLPHMLPGEHVINDYRYLTLSLKAHPVSFMREDFSRIGILTSRDLAATAAGRRVTVAGLVLVRQRPGSAKGVIFMTIEDETGVANIIVWEKMFKKYRAQVMGGRLVKVRGRLQSESGVIHVVAEHIEDITPMLGLLRNEARRFAANDRADEALRPTADAPEKKALKQMRLALPARADQHRDGVTEVADVMPKGRNFH, from the coding sequence ATGAGCGCGGATCCTGCCTTCTACGAGCTTGGCGCGCGCACGAATTTTTCCTTCCTGGAAGGAGCGGCACCCGCCGAGGAAATGATCGTCTTTGCCAAGAAGGTCGGGCTTGCCGGCCTCGGCATCGCCGATCGCAACAGCGTCGCGGGCGTCGTCCGGGCCCATGCCAAGGCAAAAGTGGAGGGATATCCTTTCCGGCCGGGCGCGCGCCTGGTTTTTGCCGACGGCACGCCGGATATCCTCGCCTATCCAAGAAACAGGAGGGGGTGGGGGCATCTGTGCCGCCTGCTCAGCGCCGGAAACCTGCGCTCGAAGAAAGGAGACTGCACGCTTTATCTCGCGGATCTTTTCGCGTGGCAGGAGGATCTTCTCCTCATCGTCATGCAGGGCGAGGGGCGACCGGACGCAGGCCTTCTTGGAAATATCCTGGAAAAGCTGCAACAGCATGCGGGCAACAGGCTCTATCTCGGAATGACGCCGCGTTACGACGGCTTCGACCGGCATGATTTCGCCGTTCTTGCCGCTCTCGCCCGGAAGGCCGGCGTGCGGCTTCTGGCCACCAATGACGCGCTCTACCATGATCCGCAATACAGGCCGCTCGCGGATGTCGTCACCGCCATTCGGGAACATGTGACGGTCGCCAGCGCCGGCTTCCTTCTGCAGAAGAATGCAGAAAGGCACCTGAAAGGCCCGAAGGAAATGGCGCGGCTTTTCAGCGATTATCCCGAGGCGATCGTCAATGCGCGCAAGGTCTTCAAGCGTCTCGCATTCAACCTTGACGAACTCAGCCACCAGTATCCGGATGAAAACGCCGAAGGCGAAACGCCGGCCGAAACCTTGAAGCGGCTTGTCGCCGAAGGCGCGGCCGAACGCTATCCTGCCGGTGTGCCGGAAAAGGTGGAGCGGCAGATCGAATATGAGCTCGAACTCATCAACGACAAGAAATACGAGCCCTATTTCCTGACCGTGCATAAGCTGGTGAAGTTTGCCCGCAGTGAGAAAATCCTTTGCCAGGGGCGGGGGTCTGCGGCCAATTCCTCGGTCTGCTTCTGCCTCGGCATCACCGATGTCGATCCGCAGAAGTTCACCCTGCTTTTCGACCGGTTCCTGTCGCGCGACCGTGACGAGCCGCCCGATATCGATGTCGATTTCGAGCACGAGCGGCGCGAGGAGGTCATCCAGCACATCTACAGAACCTATGGCAAGGAGCATGCCGGGCTGACGGCCGCGGTGATCAGCTACCGCTCGCGCTCGGCCGGGCGCGAGGTCGCCAAGGCCTTCGGCCTTTCGGAGGATGTCCAGTCGGCGCTCGTGAGCCCGATCTGGGGCTGGAGCTCTTCGGCCTTCACCGAGGACCAGGCAAAGGCTGCGGGTCTCGATGCTTCGGATCCGCTCACCCGCCGCGTTCTTGGCTATGCCAGCCTGCTCTTGAACTTTCCGCGACACCTGTCGCAGCATGTCGGCGGCTTCGTGATCACCCGCGACCGGCTCGACGAGGTGGTGCCGATCATGAACACGGCCATGCCCGACCGTTACATGATCGAATGGGACAAGGACGACCTGGACCATCTGAAGATCCTGAAGGTCGACGTGCTGGCGCTCGGCATGCTGACCTGCCTCGCCAAGGCCTTCAAGCTTCTGGAGGCGCATTACGGCGAGCCGAAGAAGCTCGCGGAAATCTATCAGGATCATCAGCCGGCCGTTTACGACATGATCTGCCGCGCCGACACGATCGGCGTTTTCCAGATCGAAAGCCGCGCGCAGATGAGCATGCTGCCGCGCCTGCAGCCGCGCGAAATGTACGATCTGGTGATCGAAGTGGCGATCGTCCGCCCGGGGCCGATCCAGGGCAACATGGTGCATCCCTACCTGAAGCGACGCGAGGCGCAGCGAAGAGGTGAAAACGTTTTTGATTTTCCGAAACCGGAGTTGAGGCCGGTCCTTGCCCGGACGCTTGGCGTGCCGCTGTTCCAGGAACAGGCGATGCAGATCGCGATCACCGCTGCCGGCTTTTCGCCCAGCGAAGCGGACCATCTCCGCCGCGCCATGGCGACCTTCAAGCGGACCGGCACGATTCATACCTTCAAACAGAAAATGATCGATGGCATGGTCAGGAATGGTTACGAGAGGGATTTTGCCGAGCGCTGCTTCAAACAGATCGAAGGCTTCGGGGAATACGGCTTTCCCGAAAGCCATGCCGCCTCCTTCGCCTCCCTCGTCTATGCCTCGTCCTGGTTCAAGGCCTATTATCCGGACATCTTCTGCGCGGCACTCCTGAATTCGCAGCCGATGGGCTTTTATGCACCTGCACAACTCGTGCGCGATGCCCGCGAACACGGGGTCAAGGTGTTGCCGGTCGATATCAATCACTCGAGCTGGGACGCTCTGCTCGAAGGTGGCGGCCCGTTCGACAAGAAGGCGATCCATCCGCGTCATGCCGAAATGGAGAATGTGATCAAGACGCAAAAGGCGGTTCGACTCGGTTTCAGGCTGGTCAAAGGGCTAAGACAAAAGGATATGGATGCGCTTGTTGCGCGTCGGGGCGGGGGATATCGCTCCGTCCATGATCTCTGGATGCGTTCGGGGCTTACCCGGTCCGTTCTGGAACGTCTTGCGGATGCCGATGCCTTCCGATCCATCGGCCTCGATCGGCGGGCGGCCCTCTGGGCGGTGAAGGCGCTGGACGAGGCGTCTGCGGTCGAGCGCCTGCCGCTTTTCGATGGCGCGGGTTCCACGGATCTGAGAGCCGAGCCGGCGGTCACGTTGCCTCACATGCTCCCTGGAGAACATGTCATCAACGACTATCGCTATCTGACGCTTTCGCTGAAGGCCCACCCTGTTTCCTTCATGCGGGAGGATTTCTCGCGAATAGGCATTTTGACCAGTCGCGATCTGGCGGCGACCGCCGCAGGAAGAAGGGTCACCGTCGCTGGCCTTGTGCTCGTTCGCCAGCGCCCAGGGTCAGCCAAGGGCGTTATCTTCATGACGATCGAGGACGAGACCGGCGTTGCCAACATCATCGTCTGGGAAAAAATGTTCAAGAAATACCGGGCGCAAGTGATGGGCGGGCGGCTTGTGAAGGTCCGTGGCCGTTTGCAGAGCGAAAGCGGCGTCATCCATGTGGTCGCCGAGCATATCGAAGACATAACGCCCATGCTTGGCCTCTTGCGCAATGAAGCACGGCGCTTCGCCGCCAACGACCGTGCGGACGAGGCCTTGCGGCCGACGGCCGACGCCCCTGAAAAGAAGGCGCTCAAGCAAATGCGGCTGGCCCTGCCGGCCCGTGCAGACCAGCACCGGGATGGGGTAACCGAGGTGGCCGATGTCATGCCGAAAGGGCGCAACTTCCACTGA
- a CDS encoding (2Fe-2S)-binding protein — translation MLVCSCNFITEKEIEDTIISLLDQDCWQLIVPAKVYHAMEKRGRCCGCFPNVVDIIIRTTEEYHARRDSTEAEIFDFMIRLKQFHEENRRADLERRQKGHRAA, via the coding sequence ATGCTGGTTTGCAGCTGCAATTTCATCACCGAAAAAGAGATCGAAGACACGATCATCAGCCTGCTTGACCAAGATTGTTGGCAGTTGATCGTGCCGGCGAAGGTCTATCACGCGATGGAAAAACGCGGCCGTTGCTGCGGCTGCTTCCCGAATGTCGTCGACATCATCATCCGTACCACCGAAGAATATCACGCCCGTCGCGACTCGACGGAAGCCGAGATATTTGATTTCATGATCCGCCTAAAACAATTCCATGAGGAAAACCGGAGGGCGGATCTTGAAAGGCGACAAAAAGGTCATCGAGCAGCTTAA